One part of the Astatotilapia calliptera chromosome 9, fAstCal1.2, whole genome shotgun sequence genome encodes these proteins:
- the LOC113029919 gene encoding uncharacterized protein LOC113029919, whose protein sequence is MWQVLKQKHKLRVKRDVVMRLLRQLNPQGIALRTRRRFTRRTYHSMGPNYIWHVDGYDKLKPFGLALSGCIDGFSRRLMWLVCGATNNNPAVIAHNYINCVKSLGVIPMRLRTDFGTENGTMAAIQCTLRHAHTDYYAGSSSHSYGSSTGNQRIESWWSYFRRGRSQFWMDLFGDLRDSGNLNGSHEHQCLLRFCFRGVLQKDLDECKDLWNKHRIRPSRLASCPGGIPNELYLLPHRYGSRDCGFAVEERELDVFPEEGLPVGLCGDPNIEEYLQQAVQQNTLQQPQDWESATELYLALKDIAGF, encoded by the exons ATGTGGCAAGttctcaaacaaaaacacaagctgcGTGTCAAGCGTGATGTAGTTATGAGGCTGTTGAGACAACTAAATCCTCAAGGAATCGCTTTGAGAACTCGAAGGAGGTTCACAAGACGCACGTATCACTCCATGGGGCCCAATTACATATGGCATGTAGATGGCTATGATAAACTGAAACCCTTTGGCTTGGCCCTGTCAGGATGTATAGATGGCTTTTCAAGAAGACTGATGTGGCTTGTGTGTGgagcaacaaacaacaacccGGCTGTTATAGCTCACAATTATATAAACTGTGTAAAGAGTCTTGGTGTGATACCAATGAGATTACGAACAGACTTCGGGACTGAGAATGGGACTATGGCAGCAATACAGTGTACCCTCCGTCACGCGCACACGGACTATTATGCTGGATCGTCAAGCCACAGTTACGGATCATCTACTGGGAATCAGCGCATCGAGTCATGGTGGTCTTATTTCAGAAGAGGAAG GTCTCAGTTTTGGATGGACTTGTTTGGAGACCTAAGAGACTCTGGAAACTTAAATGGAAGCCACGAACACCAATGCTTGCTGAGATTCTGCTTCAGAGGGGTTCTACAGAAAGACCTGGATGAATGCAAAGACCTCTGGAACAAACACAGGATCCGGCCAAGCAGACTTGCATCGTGTCCAGGGGGGATTCCAAACGAACTCTATCTCTTGCCTCACAG aTATGGTTCAAGAGACTGTGGATTTGCTGTTGAGGAGAGGGAACTGGATGTGTTTCCCGAGGAGGGGCTACCGGTTGGATTGTGTGGTGATCCAAACATTGAGGAATATTTACAACAGGCTgtacaacaaaacacactgcaGCAGCCACAAGACTGGGAATCGGCCACAGAACTGTATTTGGCCCTGAAGGACATAGCTGGGTTTTAG
- the LOC113029918 gene encoding G2/M phase-specific E3 ubiquitin-protein ligase-like, translating to MSDLFVFGTGSYSACGAFRLKKNGGMFCPSCGKKLVEESPNFCSGCGERLYHASCIGDTSLPSTSQTTSNCPTPTFSTFIEYRKKKNEERQKFSEGRKGLKKKEKRKVQINVGLMTIKKGGLKPYRGKTIFLTTDPDATATSLLNQAVKKMKDFNKDLKDGPFLLLYPDGTEVITVPGTQRPFTLEAYKAEVGKPYQRITVFICLKSDFEDVGENSDLSDSDPEIVIKRPSEFDLADTLPWELQHESSPLQKAAEYEKRAGDLVLANEVQQVIDLEEENDTGTTKCLTVESSCYRNYTQLFEPIVIDDEDPTPNEAKAEPPEEPVDTNLEAHEIIANLALELDHKKVSRFNISRSAVWDGAVRGFRRSTYSDNYDMFIKFNDDAGSFEDGLDTGGPRREFLTLLMGSLRNRPIFDGPPESRYLVYNSRAARQDEYFLAGKMIAVSIVHGGPAPHFLSKNLVNHITGNQSFSATVEDVQDEEITKVLHQVLKAESEESLHNLILQNSTIFQTAGCLRNVKPCEKQAFVEEYLRWYILERNQSVIQRFKDGLESLNFLSALQKHSSVLAPLLCFSAKALTASELESMFRPDLSPAGSNKRHKEVLTLGFWADYLLDCEEKATAVCLEDLMMFATGLTAVPPAGMTPPPCIQFLSDSPFPVANTCANTLKLPICDSYGIFKANMDFGIQNAPGFGCS from the exons ATGTCCGATCTGTTCGTCTTTGGAACCGGAAGTTACTCTGCCTGTGGCGCATTTCGTTTGAAGAAGAACGGCGGAATGTTTTGTCCTAGCTGTGGGAAAAAGCTGGTTGAGGAGTCGCCGAACTTTTGCAGCGGCTGTGGCGAGAGGCTTTATCACGCATCTTGCATCGGAGACACTTCACTCCCATCGA CATCACAGACTACCTCAAACTGCCCGACTCCAACCTTCAGCACCTTCATAgaatacagaaaaaagaaaaatgaagagagGCAAAAGTTTTCTGAAGGGAGGAAGGgcttaaagaaaaaggaaaaaagaaaggttcAG ATAAATGTCGGCTTGATGACCATAAAAAAGGGTGGTTTGAAGCCATACCGTGGAAAAACAATTTTCCTAACAACAGACCCTGACGCTACTGCCACAAGTCTGCTCAATCaagctgttaaaaaaatgaaggacTTTAACAAAGATCTAAAAGATGGACCTTTCCTTCTTCTGTATCCGGATGGCACTGAGGTCATTACTGTCCCTGGAACACAAAGACCATTTACACTTGAGGCTTATAAGGCTGAAGTTGGCAAGCCTTATCAAAGAATCACTGTTTTCATCTGCTTGAAGAGTGACTTTGAAGATG ttGGAGAAAACTCAGACTTGTCTGACTCTGACCCCGAGATTGTTATTAAAAGGCCCTCTGAGTTTGATCTTGCTGATACACTG ccaTGGGAACTTCAACATGAAAGCAGTCCTTTACAGAAAGCGGCAGAATATGA GAAGCGTGCTGGGGATCTTGTGCTTGCTAATGAAGTACAACAg GTCATAGATTTGGAAGAAGAAAACGATACAGGCACTACTAAATGCCTCACTGTCGAGAGCTCCTGTTACAG AAACTACACACAGCTGTTTGAACCGATTGTGATTGATGATGAAGATCCTACTCCTAACGAAGCCAAAGCTGAGCCCCCAGAAGAACCTGT agacacCAATTTGGAGGCACATGAAATTATTGCAAATTTGGCACTGGAACTTGACCACAAGAAGGTCAGCAGGTTCAATATATCAAGGTCAGCTGTATGGGATGGAGCTGTTAGAGGATTTCGACGCAGCACATACTCTGACAACTACGACATGTTCATCAAGTTTAATGATGATGCTGGCAGCTTTGAAGACGGTTTGGATACAGGTGGCCCGAGGCGTGAATTCCTCACACTTCTTATGGGCAGTCTGAGAAATCGCCCCATCTTTGATGGACCTCCAGAGAGCCGTTATCTTGTATATAATTCAAGAG CTGCCAGGCAAGATGAGTACTTTTTAGCAGGAAAGATGATCGCTGTATCCATTGTGCATGGGGGACCAGCACCACATTTCCTCTCCAAGAACCTGGTCAACCACATCACAGGGAATCAGAGTTTCAGCGCCACTGTAGAAGATGTGCAAGATGAGGAGATCACAAAAGTTCTACATCAG gTCCTGAAAGCTGAATCAGAGGAGTCTTTGCATAATCTTATTTTGCAAAACAGCACAATCTTCCAAACTGCTGGATGCCTCAGAAATGTCAAGCCTTGTGAGAAACAAGCATTTGTGGAGGAATACCTCAGATGGTACATCCTTGAAAGAAACCAAAGTGTCATACAACG ATTTAAAGATGGACTGGAAAGTCTGAATTTTTTAAGTGCACTGCAAAAACATTCCAGTGTGCTGGCCCCACTCCTATGCTTCTCTGCAAAGGCCCTGACTGCTTCAGAACTGGAGAGCATGTTCAGACCAGATCTCAGCCCAGCAGGAAGCAACAAGCGGCATAAGGAGGTCCTAACACTTGGCTTTTGGGCAGATTATCTCCTTGATTGTGAAG AGAAGGCAACAGCAGTGTGTCTGGAAGATTTGATGATGTTTGCCACAGGGCTGACGGCAGTTCCACCGGCAGGAATGACACCACCACCATGCATCCAGTTTTTAAGTGATTCGCCTTTTCCAGTTGCAAACACCTGTGCAAATACTCTGAAGCTACCCATCTGTGACTCATATGGCATCTTTAAGGCCAACATGGACTTTGGAATTCAAAATGCTCCAGGATTTGGATGTTCTTAA